In Catenulispora sp. MAP5-51, the genomic stretch GGCCGGACACTCCATCGGCGGAGCGGCGGCGGCCACCACGATGATCGCCGACCCGCGGGTACTGGCCGGGGTGGACATGGACGGAGCCTTCTACCCGGTTCCGGTGCCCGGCCAGATCAACCGGCCGTTCCTCATGCTGGGCAGGGCCGGCGTCCACTCGGCCGGCGGTGGCGACGCTACATGGGGGCAGACCTGGACCGCCCTCGGCGGCTCCAAGAAGTGGCTGGCGGTCACCGGCGCCGACCACCCCAGCTTCACCGACGTGGACCTGCTGGAGCAGGAGGCCGGTTACCCGACGCCGCCCCTGGACCCCGAACGTGGAATCGTGATCACCCGCGAGTACGTGACAGCGTTCTTCAACCAGACGCTGAAGGGGATCCACAGCCCGCTGCTGGACGGTCCCTCGCCGAACTATCCGGAAGTACTCTTCCAGCCCTAGTGCAGCGCCGCGTTGATCCGGTGGTCGGGCATCCGAGCAGCCGATTCAAGATGGTGGATCCTCCTTCAAGGACTCGACACCGTGAACCACACCGTCTTCCCGTTGTTGGTCGGCCGCACGCCCCAATCCTCGGAGATCGCGTCGACCAGACTCAGCCCGCGCCCGGACTCGGCATCGGCGCCGGCGTTCAGGCATCGCGGCTTGCGGGTGCTGTGATCGGTGACCTCCACGGTCAGGTGGGCGCGGGTGCGCAGCAGGCGGAGCCTGATCGGGCCGTGTCCGTGCCGGACCGCGTTGGCCAGTACTTCGGACGCCAGCAGGACGGTGGCGTCGCAGGTGTCGGCGTCGTCGCAGTTCCAGGAGCGCAGGGTGGCCTCGACGTAGCGGCGGCCGGCCGGGACGGCGTCGGGGGCGGAGGGCAGGTCCACGGCGGCGGAGGCGGTCGGTGTGGGCGGGGTGCGGATCAGGACCAGGGTCACGTCGTCGCCGGGGTGGCCGACGTCGTCGAGCAGTTCGGCGACGACGGCCTCGGCGGTCTTGTCCAGGGGCAGGCCCTCGGCGGCGCAGTCGGCCAGGGTGCGGGTCAGGGCACTGATCTGGTGCTCGATGTCGCTGCGGGGCGTCTCGATCAGTCCGTCCGTGTACAGCGCCAGGACCGCGCCGGAGGGGATGGTGACCTGCGATTCGCGGTGGGTGATGTCGCCGACGCCCAGCGGCACGGAGACCGGTGCCGGGAGCCAGTAGCCGTCGGCGCCGTCGGGGGCGATGACCAGGACCGGCAGGTGCCCCGCCGAGGACAGCACCGTCTGGCCGGTGTCGGGGTCGATCACCAGGTAGCAGCAGGTCGCCATCTGGTCGGGCAGGTCGGCCACCACCGCGTCCAGGTACCCCAGCAGCTGCCCGGGCGGCATCCCGGTGCGGGCCAGGGCGTTGGCGGCCGAGCGCAGCTGGCCCATCACCGCGGCGGCGTCCAGGCCGCGGCCCATCACGTCGCCGATGAGGACCCCGGCCCGGCCGTCGGTCAGCGGGATCAGGTCGAACCAGTCCCCGCCGACGCCGGCGCCGACGGTGGCCGGCAGGTAGCAGCTGGCGGTCTCCAGGCCCGGGATCGGCGTCGGGGTGCCCATCAGGCTGCGCTGCAGGGTCAGGGCTATGTGTTGCTGCTGCTCGTACAGACTCCTGAGCTGCTCCTGGGTCCGCTTGATCTCCGAGACGTCCCGCACGATCGCCGACGCGCCG encodes the following:
- a CDS encoding PAS domain S-box protein; translation: MNAVSAESGLPHARSDRSGRCTCGASTDVAHDHGAWDEKRFRELLESAPDAMVIVDGTGMIQLVNAQTEQLFGYARTELLGQPVELLVPNRFRERHAAHRSDFAEGPQARPMGAGLDLYGLRKNGTEFPVEISLSPLQADGGRLYSAAVRDVSDRKAAEQRFRELLESAPDAMVIVDGTGTIQLVNAQTEQLFGYDRTELLGRPVEVLVPERFRERHTAHRSGFAEGPQPRPMGAGLDLYGLRKDGTEFPVEISLSPLQADGGRLYSAAVRDVSDRKAAEKKVHELAAIASSSQDAIITKSLDGRITFWNDAAERLYGYSPAEVIGRHISLLAPPGREPEISDLLRRLSEGEKIEHFETMRMAKDGRMLHVDTTLWPVREPEGTIVGASAIVRDVSEIKRTQEQLRSLYEQQQHIALTLQRSLMGTPTPIPGLETASCYLPATVGAGVGGDWFDLIPLTDGRAGVLIGDVMGRGLDAAAVMGQLRSAANALARTGMPPGQLLGYLDAVVADLPDQMATCCYLVIDPDTGQTVLSSAGHLPVLVIAPDGADGYWLPAPVSVPLGVGDITHRESQVTIPSGAVLALYTDGLIETPRSDIEHQISALTRTLADCAAEGLPLDKTAEAVVAELLDDVGHPGDDVTLVLIRTPPTPTASAAVDLPSAPDAVPAGRRYVEATLRSWNCDDADTCDATVLLASEVLANAVRHGHGPIRLRLLRTRAHLTVEVTDHSTRKPRCLNAGADAESGRGLSLVDAISEDWGVRPTNNGKTVWFTVSSP